One Hermetia illucens chromosome 4, iHerIll2.2.curated.20191125, whole genome shotgun sequence DNA segment encodes these proteins:
- the LOC119654157 gene encoding uncharacterized protein K02A2.6-like has product MWIVLVDALSKWVEADVLYAATTRTLCEFLEEKFITFGYPEIIVSDNGSQFTSEEFRNYCQSHGIKHVTSSPYHPKTNGLAERFVRTFKERMKASEYDGLSQRQRLRTFLFTYRDTPHSFTGKAPSEFLLGRRLRTLFDNLKPNVRREMHFKHVKQNLQAEQSNREFQPAQPVFVKADIEKMWEPANIVERTNRYSYRVRTKDGVERRRHADHIRERRVIPPSIDFRDDFRRNSFHYQSASPTANDEQEHQQSMQPAIPSHENGNMSEQGQHTEAHQIEHPVRRSQRIRNRPKRLVEEM; this is encoded by the coding sequence ATGTGGATTGtgcttgttgatgctttatcaaaGTGGGTAGAAGCAGATGTACTTTATGCTGCCACCACAAGAACTTTGTGCGAATTCCTAGAGGAGAAGTTTATAACATTTGGTTATCCGGAAATTATCGTGTCGGATAATGGTAGTCAATTTACGTCAGAAGAGTTTCGAAATTATTGTCAAAGTCATGGAATAAAACATGTAACGTCTTCACCGTACCATCCGAAAACCAACGGACTAGCCGAACGATTCGTACGAACATTCAAGGAGCGCATGAAAGCCAGTGAATATGATGGTTTATCACAACGTCAGCGCTTGCGCACATTTCTATTTACATATCGAGACACACCACACTCCTTTACAGGGAAGGCACCATCTGAATTTTTGCTAGGTCGACGCCTGCGAACTTTATTTGACAATCTGAAGCCTAATGTACGGCGAGAGATGCATTTTAaacatgtaaaacaaaatcttcaagCAGAGCAGTCTAACAGAGAGTTCCAACCAGCACAACCAGTATTCGTAAAGGCAGACATCGAGAAAATGTGGGAACCAGCCAACATAGTCGAAAGAACAAATCGATATTCCTACCGTGTTCGAACAAAGGACGGTGTAGAAAGAAGACGACATGCAGATCATATCCGAGAACGGAGGGTAATACCACCATCAATCGACTTCCGGGATGATTTTAGGCGAAACAGTTTCCATTACCAATCTGCAAGCCCGACAGCAAATGATGAACAGGAACATCAGCAGTCTATGCAGCCCGCTATACCGTCGCATGAAAACGGAAACATGAGTGAACAAGGACAACACACCGAAGCACACCAAATTGAACATCCAGTACGGCGAAGCCAACGGATAAGAAATCGACCCAAGAGACTAGTCGAAGAGATGTAA